Proteins encoded together in one Bradyrhizobium sp. PSBB068 window:
- a CDS encoding hydroxymethylglutaryl-CoA lyase — MSDQVKIIEMGPRDGLQNEKTPVSVAARIAFVEALVAAGLNTVEVGAFVSPKAIPQMASSDQVLCGVSHIRDAEFHVLVPNEKGYDAARAAGARVVSVFAAASEGFSRANINCSIAESIERFKPVLARAKADGVKVRGYVSCVLGCPFDGEIKPKAVADLAVTLWELGCYEISLGDTIGVGTPLKAREMLRAVGAELPVANLAMHFHDTYGQALANLYAGMEEGVRVIDAAAGGLGGCPYAPGATGNVATEDVAYMLEGMGVTTGIDMDKLLATTNEVATLLGRPPVGRVASALNAKRKRLGGS; from the coding sequence ATGAGCGATCAGGTCAAGATCATCGAGATGGGGCCGCGCGACGGCCTGCAGAATGAGAAGACGCCGGTCAGCGTCGCGGCGCGCATCGCCTTCGTCGAGGCGCTGGTGGCGGCGGGGCTCAATACCGTTGAGGTCGGCGCCTTCGTGTCGCCGAAGGCGATCCCGCAGATGGCGAGCTCCGACCAGGTGCTGTGCGGCGTCAGCCATATCAGGGATGCCGAATTCCACGTGCTGGTGCCGAACGAGAAGGGCTATGACGCCGCGCGCGCGGCCGGCGCCCGGGTGGTCTCGGTGTTCGCGGCGGCCTCCGAGGGCTTCTCACGCGCCAACATCAATTGCTCGATCGCGGAATCGATCGAGCGCTTCAAGCCGGTGCTGGCGCGTGCCAAGGCCGACGGCGTCAAGGTGCGTGGCTACGTCTCCTGCGTGCTCGGCTGCCCGTTCGACGGCGAGATCAAGCCGAAGGCGGTCGCCGACCTCGCGGTGACCCTGTGGGAGCTCGGCTGCTATGAGATCTCGCTCGGCGACACCATCGGTGTCGGCACGCCGCTCAAGGCCAGGGAGATGCTGCGCGCGGTCGGCGCCGAGCTTCCGGTCGCCAACCTTGCGATGCATTTCCACGACACCTACGGCCAGGCGCTCGCCAATCTCTATGCCGGCATGGAGGAGGGCGTCCGCGTCATCGATGCCGCCGCCGGCGGCCTCGGCGGCTGCCCCTACGCGCCCGGCGCCACCGGCAACGTCGCGACCGAGGATGTCGCCTACATGCTGGAAGGCATGGGCGTGACAACCGGCATCGACATGGACAAGCTGCTGGCCACGACGAACGAAGTTGCCACCTTGCTCGGCCGTCCGCCGGTGGGCCGTGTCGCCTCCGCGCTGAACGCGAAACGGAAGCGGCTCGGCGGCTCGTGA
- the ilvD gene encoding dihydroxy-acid dehydratase produces the protein MDVKTNIKSRLPSRHVTEGPQRAPHRSYLYAMGLTTAQIHQPFVGVASCWNEAAPCNISLMRQAQAVKKGVASAGGTPREFCTITVTDGIAMGHDGMRSSLPSRECIADSVELTVRGHAYDALVGLAGCDKSLPGMMMAMVRLNVPSIFIYGGSILPGNFRGQPVTVQDMFEAVGKHSVGAMSDEDLDEIERVACPSAGACGAQFTANTMATVSEAIGLALPYSAGAPAPYEIRDSFCAAAGEKVMELIEKNIRPRDIVTREALENAAAVVAASGGSTNAALHLPAIAHECGIKFNLFDVAEIFKKTPYVADLKPGGRYVAKDMFEVGGIPLLMKTLLDHGHLHGNCLTVTGRTIAENLKSVKWNPHQDVVRPADNPITVTGGVVGLKGNLAPEGAIVKVAGMSNLKFTGPARCFDREEDAFEAVQKRTYKEGEVIVIRYEGPKGGPGMREMLATTAALTGQGMGGKVALITDGRFSGATRGFCIGHIGPEAAVGGPIGLLQDGDIIEIDAVAGTLDVKLSDAELANRKTKWAPRATNHTSGALWKYAEQVGPAVDGAVTHPGGAHEKQCYADV, from the coding sequence ATGGACGTCAAGACGAACATCAAGAGCAGGCTGCCCAGCCGTCACGTGACGGAGGGCCCCCAGCGCGCGCCGCATCGTTCCTATCTCTATGCGATGGGGCTGACGACAGCCCAGATTCATCAACCCTTTGTCGGCGTTGCTTCATGTTGGAATGAAGCGGCCCCCTGCAACATTTCGCTGATGCGCCAGGCGCAGGCGGTGAAGAAGGGCGTGGCTTCGGCCGGCGGTACACCGCGCGAATTCTGCACCATCACCGTGACCGATGGCATCGCCATGGGCCATGACGGCATGCGCTCGTCGCTGCCGTCGCGCGAATGCATCGCCGATTCGGTCGAGCTGACCGTCCGCGGCCACGCCTATGACGCGCTGGTCGGGCTCGCCGGCTGCGACAAATCGCTGCCGGGCATGATGATGGCGATGGTCCGTCTCAACGTGCCCTCGATCTTCATCTATGGCGGCTCGATCCTGCCGGGCAACTTCCGTGGCCAGCCGGTGACCGTGCAGGACATGTTCGAGGCGGTCGGCAAGCACTCGGTCGGCGCCATGTCGGACGAGGACCTCGACGAGATCGAGCGGGTGGCGTGCCCCTCGGCCGGCGCCTGCGGCGCCCAGTTCACCGCCAATACCATGGCGACTGTGTCCGAGGCGATCGGCCTCGCGCTGCCGTATTCGGCCGGGGCTCCGGCGCCGTATGAGATCCGCGACTCCTTCTGCGCCGCCGCCGGCGAGAAGGTGATGGAGCTGATCGAGAAAAACATCCGGCCCCGTGACATCGTCACCCGCGAAGCCCTTGAAAATGCTGCGGCCGTGGTTGCAGCCTCAGGTGGTTCGACCAATGCTGCGCTGCACCTGCCGGCGATCGCCCATGAGTGCGGCATCAAATTCAATTTGTTCGACGTTGCCGAAATCTTCAAAAAGACTCCTTACGTCGCGGATTTGAAGCCGGGCGGCCGTTATGTTGCCAAAGACATGTTTGAAGTAGGTGGCATTCCGCTGCTGATGAAGACGCTGCTCGACCATGGCCACCTGCACGGGAATTGCCTCACCGTCACTGGCCGAACGATCGCCGAAAACCTCAAAAGCGTGAAATGGAATCCGCACCAGGATGTGGTGCGGCCCGCCGACAATCCGATCACCGTCACAGGTGGCGTTGTCGGGCTGAAGGGTAATCTCGCTCCGGAGGGTGCGATCGTGAAGGTCGCGGGAATGTCCAACCTGAAGTTCACCGGTCCGGCCCGGTGCTTCGACCGCGAGGAAGACGCTTTCGAGGCGGTGCAGAAGCGCACCTACAAGGAAGGCGAAGTGATTGTGATCCGCTACGAGGGGCCGAAGGGCGGTCCCGGGATGCGGGAGATGCTGGCGACCACGGCGGCGCTGACCGGGCAGGGGATGGGGGGCAAGGTTGCCCTGATCACCGATGGCCGGTTCTCCGGCGCCACCCGTGGCTTCTGCATCGGACATATTGGACCTGAAGCGGCCGTCGGCGGGCCGATCGGGTTATTGCAGGACGGCGACATCATCGAGATCGATGCGGTCGCCGGCACACTTGACGTAAAATTGAGCGACGCCGAGCTCGCAAATCGTAAGACCAAATGGGCCCCTCGGGCGACTAACCACACATCTGGTGCGCTGTGGAAGTACGCCGAGCAAGTGGGGCCGGCGGTGGATGGCGCAGTCACCCATCCGGGTGGCGCGCACGAGAAACAGTGTTATGCGGACGTTTAG
- the xth gene encoding exodeoxyribonuclease III, translating to MTVRIATWNVNSVRQRIELLVAWLKECSPDIVCLQEIKCVDDAFPRLEVEALGYNVVTHGQKTFNGVALLSKLPFDETKSGLAGDDEDAHARFLEGVVTLKQGVVRVACLYLPNGNPANTDKYPYKLKWMSRLLEYTKERLKAEEPLILAGDYNVIPAARDVYNPAAWADDALFRPATREAFQSLLGLGLTDALRAVNDEPGQYTFWDYQAGAWQKNWGLRIDHLLMSPQASDRLIDVGIDSYVRAWEKPSDHVPVWADLDFETA from the coding sequence ATGACAGTTCGCATCGCCACCTGGAACGTCAACTCGGTCCGGCAACGGATCGAACTGCTGGTCGCCTGGCTGAAGGAGTGCTCTCCGGACATCGTTTGCCTGCAGGAGATCAAATGCGTCGATGACGCTTTCCCTCGGCTCGAGGTCGAGGCGCTCGGGTATAATGTCGTCACCCACGGGCAGAAGACCTTCAACGGCGTCGCGCTGCTCTCCAAGCTGCCGTTCGACGAGACCAAATCGGGCCTCGCCGGCGACGACGAGGACGCCCATGCCCGCTTCCTCGAAGGCGTCGTGACGCTGAAACAGGGCGTGGTACGGGTCGCATGCCTTTACCTGCCCAACGGCAATCCCGCGAACACCGACAAATATCCCTACAAGCTCAAATGGATGTCGCGGCTTCTTGAGTACACGAAGGAACGGCTTAAGGCCGAGGAGCCGCTGATCCTGGCCGGCGACTACAATGTCATCCCGGCGGCCCGCGACGTCTACAATCCGGCCGCATGGGCCGACGACGCGCTGTTCCGCCCGGCGACCCGCGAGGCCTTCCAGTCCCTGCTCGGCCTCGGCCTCACGGATGCGCTGCGGGCAGTCAATGACGAGCCCGGCCAGTACACCTTCTGGGATTACCAGGCCGGCGCCTGGCAGAAGAACTGGGGGCTGCGGATCGACCATCTCCTGATGTCGCCGCAGGCCAGCGACCGGCTGATCGATGTCGGCATCGACAGCTATGTCCGCGCCTGGGAGAAGCCGTCCGACCATGTCCCGGTCTGGGCCGATCTCGATTTCGAGACCGCCTGA
- a CDS encoding efflux RND transporter periplasmic adaptor subunit produces MKKRSLVLTVAVLGIAAGAAYMIRSSWMGGGSATTQGPPRPRVVSVDLAKAERRSVPVDVDAIGTVTPISSVALKSRLETTIVSVHFEDGARVNEGDLLFMLDARQIDAQIEQAEGVLARDQAQLEGAQRDQRRYTELVGKGATTQVNLDNAKTQSDVLIGTIKADQFALENLRVQKSYTVIRAPFAGRISAANVKVGNFVRPADTQPLAIINQMAPVYVTFAIPQRALVDLRDAMGKGDPKVIATIPGHQRSESGKVAMVENAVDATTGMVTVRGVMNNASETLWPGTIVQTKLIIRSEDAVVVPTVAVQRSQNGNFVFVVRDGVAKVQPVKVDRTFQGSSVISDGLAGDESVVVDGQLLLSEGSRVELRARKAGA; encoded by the coding sequence ATGAAAAAACGCAGTTTGGTTCTGACTGTCGCGGTCCTCGGCATTGCGGCCGGGGCGGCCTACATGATCCGCTCTTCGTGGATGGGCGGCGGTTCCGCAACCACGCAAGGGCCCCCGCGGCCGCGGGTAGTCTCGGTGGATCTGGCCAAGGCGGAACGCAGATCGGTGCCGGTCGATGTCGATGCGATCGGAACGGTCACGCCGATCTCCAGCGTGGCGCTGAAATCGCGGCTGGAGACCACCATCGTCTCGGTGCATTTCGAGGACGGCGCCAGGGTCAATGAGGGCGACCTGCTGTTCATGCTCGACGCGCGACAGATCGACGCCCAGATCGAGCAGGCCGAGGGTGTCCTAGCCCGCGACCAGGCCCAGCTCGAGGGCGCACAGCGCGACCAGCGCCGCTACACCGAACTGGTCGGCAAGGGCGCGACCACCCAGGTCAACCTCGACAACGCCAAGACCCAGTCCGACGTCCTGATCGGCACCATCAAGGCCGACCAGTTCGCGCTGGAAAATCTCCGCGTCCAGAAGAGCTACACCGTGATCCGGGCGCCGTTTGCGGGCCGGATCAGCGCCGCCAACGTCAAGGTCGGGAACTTCGTCCGTCCCGCCGATACGCAACCGCTCGCGATCATCAACCAGATGGCGCCGGTTTATGTCACCTTCGCAATCCCGCAGCGGGCGCTGGTCGATCTGCGCGACGCCATGGGAAAGGGTGATCCCAAGGTGATCGCGACCATTCCCGGCCACCAGCGCTCCGAAAGCGGCAAGGTCGCCATGGTCGAGAACGCCGTCGATGCAACCACCGGCATGGTGACCGTGCGCGGCGTCATGAACAATGCCAGCGAGACGCTGTGGCCGGGCACCATCGTGCAGACCAAGCTGATCATCCGCAGCGAGGACGCCGTCGTGGTGCCCACGGTCGCGGTGCAGCGCAGCCAGAACGGCAATTTCGTCTTCGTGGTCAGGGACGGCGTCGCCAAGGTCCAGCCCGTCAAGGTCGATCGCACGTTCCAGGGCTCGTCGGTGATCTCTGACGGACTGGCGGGCGATGAAAGCGTCGTCGTCGACGGCCAGCTGCTGCTGTCGGAGGGATCGCGGGTCGAGTTGCGGGCGCGCAAGGCCGGAGCCTGA
- a CDS encoding GNAT family N-acetyltransferase, with translation MSTSVLICTWEDARERSGAIRYKVFVEEQGVPVELEWDEMDASSWHALAFTDDGTPVATGRLLPDGHIGRMAVLETARGTGVGARVLDALMAKAAELGYPELILNAQTHAEPFYARAGFERCGDEFEEAGIPHIEMRKRLV, from the coding sequence ATGTCCACCTCCGTCCTGATCTGCACTTGGGAAGACGCCCGCGAACGCTCCGGCGCCATCCGTTACAAAGTCTTTGTCGAAGAACAGGGCGTGCCGGTCGAACTGGAATGGGACGAGATGGACGCGTCGAGTTGGCATGCGCTGGCGTTTACCGATGACGGCACACCCGTTGCCACCGGCCGGCTGCTCCCCGACGGCCATATCGGCCGCATGGCCGTGCTCGAAACGGCACGTGGCACGGGCGTTGGCGCCCGAGTACTGGACGCGCTGATGGCCAAGGCGGCAGAACTCGGCTATCCCGAACTGATCCTCAACGCTCAGACGCACGCGGAGCCGTTCTATGCGCGCGCCGGGTTCGAACGGTGCGGCGACGAGTTCGAGGAAGCCGGCATCCCACACATCGAGATGCGCAAACGCTTGGTCTAG
- a CDS encoding diguanylate cyclase, with the protein MSGQVSASRGRTFLAGKIVFNFGRSAFDCTVRQLTDAGATVELETTIGIPDHVQLLLVGTNQVRPCKRLWQSDRQLGLAFEEQRASAAASAAAPASAPAGPAPFTIPERRSGDILRGHMLALRAALDLIPVGILLLDAELKALFINRAFRNMWVLPDAVADRTPSFTDLMRHGCKTMAYDLPAEQLEAYLAERVRLVSIGDTNPIDLRRSNGDVIRCQCTPLPDGGRMVSYTPVTDIVRASDKLKVLTGALENVEDGVVLLDRDLNAVFLNRRMREFWEVSEEEVARHPAYVTLIARNRRAVPTGATAEQIKAFPAKRIAEIKAGDHKRDLQTPDGRNIRVHCSTMANGGRMLTFVDVTDLVRNARQLEVLATTDPLTGLFNRRHFLMTLDAEWSRFQRYYRSVSVLMVDIDHFKSINDRFGHAIGDEAIKAVAEICTRGKRKSDIVGRIGGEEFTVLLPETTLSRARTVAERIRRRVEGLTLTADGRPVSVTVSIGVAEALTSMSGIDALMKAADAALYQAKEGGRNRTQCWLPPAPPKLAAE; encoded by the coding sequence ATGTCCGGACAGGTGTCAGCTTCTCGTGGCCGAACGTTCTTGGCCGGAAAGATCGTTTTCAACTTCGGTCGGTCAGCGTTCGATTGCACGGTCCGGCAGCTCACCGATGCCGGGGCGACCGTGGAACTCGAAACCACGATCGGCATTCCCGACCACGTTCAGTTGTTGCTCGTCGGCACCAACCAGGTGAGGCCGTGCAAACGATTGTGGCAATCGGACCGGCAGCTCGGCCTCGCGTTTGAGGAGCAGCGGGCGAGCGCTGCAGCTTCGGCAGCCGCGCCGGCTTCCGCACCTGCGGGTCCCGCACCGTTCACCATTCCGGAGCGACGCAGCGGCGACATTCTGCGCGGGCACATGCTGGCGCTGCGCGCGGCGCTCGATCTGATCCCGGTCGGCATCCTGCTGCTGGATGCCGAACTGAAAGCCCTGTTCATCAACCGCGCGTTTCGGAACATGTGGGTGCTTCCGGACGCGGTTGCGGACCGCACCCCCAGCTTCACCGATCTGATGCGTCACGGTTGCAAGACCATGGCCTATGATCTGCCGGCCGAGCAGCTCGAAGCCTACCTTGCCGAACGCGTCCGCCTCGTGAGCATAGGGGACACAAACCCGATCGATCTCAGGCGCAGCAATGGTGATGTCATCCGATGTCAGTGCACGCCGCTGCCCGACGGCGGCCGGATGGTGAGCTACACGCCCGTAACCGACATCGTGCGCGCGTCGGACAAGCTGAAGGTGCTGACCGGGGCGCTCGAGAACGTGGAGGACGGCGTCGTGCTGCTCGATCGCGATCTCAATGCGGTGTTCCTCAATCGCAGGATGCGGGAATTCTGGGAGGTGAGCGAGGAGGAGGTCGCGCGGCATCCCGCCTATGTCACGCTGATCGCGCGCAATCGCCGGGCAGTCCCGACGGGCGCAACGGCGGAGCAGATCAAGGCCTTTCCGGCGAAGCGGATCGCGGAGATCAAGGCGGGCGACCACAAGCGCGACTTGCAGACGCCGGACGGCCGCAATATCCGGGTCCATTGCTCGACGATGGCAAATGGCGGCCGGATGCTGACCTTTGTCGACGTCACCGATCTTGTCCGCAATGCGCGACAGCTGGAGGTGCTCGCGACCACCGATCCACTCACTGGACTGTTCAACCGCAGGCACTTCCTCATGACGTTGGATGCGGAGTGGAGCCGGTTCCAGCGCTACTATCGTTCGGTCTCCGTCCTGATGGTCGATATCGATCACTTCAAGAGCATCAACGACCGGTTCGGCCACGCGATCGGTGACGAGGCGATCAAGGCGGTCGCCGAGATCTGCACGCGCGGCAAGCGCAAGTCGGACATTGTCGGCCGCATCGGAGGCGAGGAGTTCACGGTTCTGTTGCCGGAAACGACATTGTCGCGCGCCCGAACTGTTGCCGAGCGGATTCGCAGGCGGGTCGAAGGACTGACGTTGACGGCGGACGGCCGTCCGGTGTCCGTCACGGTGAGCATCGGCGTTGCCGAAGCCCTCACGAGCATGTCCGGGATAGACGCCCTGATGAAGGCCGCCGACGCCGCGCTCTACCAGGCCAAGGAAGGCGGCCGCAATCGGACGCAGTGCTGGCTGCCGCCGGCGCCGCCGAAGCTGGCGGCGGAGTAG
- a CDS encoding sel1 repeat family protein, which yields MRTFRRTIFAFALGAIPVAGPGFGFDGAPVNPQDTVLPVVAPQPGSAAALKRATTPVAPTATAPTSSFSTLQYQAEGGHPVAQWKLGKMYAEGDGVIQDDMRAFEYFSRIANAHAEDSPSAPQASIVANAFVALGRYYLNGIPNSKVKADTERAREMFSYAASYFGNADAQYDLARLYLKTPDASRDDFRYGARWLGLAAQKGQHQAQALLGQMLFNGDRLPPQRARGLMWLTLARDSATPDEAWIKESYNRAIAKASEDDRAMALQMLEHWVQGRRD from the coding sequence ATGCGGACGTTTAGGCGTACGATTTTTGCGTTTGCGTTAGGGGCCATTCCGGTGGCGGGCCCTGGATTCGGATTCGACGGAGCCCCGGTCAACCCCCAGGATACCGTTCTGCCGGTGGTCGCGCCGCAGCCGGGCTCGGCGGCTGCGTTGAAGCGGGCCACGACGCCGGTTGCCCCGACGGCGACCGCGCCGACCTCGTCCTTCAGCACGCTGCAGTATCAGGCCGAGGGCGGCCACCCCGTGGCGCAGTGGAAGCTCGGCAAGATGTACGCCGAGGGCGACGGCGTGATCCAGGACGACATGCGCGCCTTCGAATATTTCAGCCGGATCGCCAATGCGCATGCCGAGGATTCACCGTCGGCGCCGCAAGCCTCGATCGTGGCCAACGCCTTTGTCGCGCTCGGCCGCTACTATCTGAACGGCATTCCCAATTCCAAGGTGAAGGCGGACACCGAGCGCGCGCGGGAGATGTTCTCCTATGCGGCGTCCTATTTCGGCAATGCCGACGCCCAGTACGACCTTGCCCGGCTGTATTTGAAGACGCCGGATGCATCGCGGGATGATTTCCGCTATGGCGCGCGCTGGCTGGGCCTTGCCGCCCAGAAGGGCCAGCATCAGGCGCAGGCGCTGCTTGGCCAGATGCTGTTCAACGGCGACCGGCTGCCGCCGCAGCGGGCGCGCGGCCTGATGTGGCTGACCCTGGCGCGCGACAGCGCCACGCCCGACGAGGCCTGGATCAAGGAAAGCTACAACCGGGCGATCGCCAAGGCGTCGGAAGACGACCGTGCGATGGCACTGCAGATGCTCGAGCACTGGGTGCAAGGTCGTCGCGATTAG